AACTTGTTATATAGATGGAGTACGAAACAATGAATAGAGAACAGTGGCCAGGTAACCTTAGTTGCTGCTGCTAGGATTGGGCTCTTAGTCCGGGTGATGGTGGCAAGGCTGGTGATTAGAGTGGATATATATAGCTTGCCGGTCTACTTAGCTAGGATCTCAGCTAGGACAGAATACTTCATGTACTATACATGTTAATTGTCATGAAGgtagtaatttagactagtgtcatatgcatgacactagtctaagttactacccactatgaccagccttattaaAACTTGGGGACTCTTTAACAGACTTGACGACGCCAACCATTGCCCTGGCGCCACTATCGCGCGTCTTGCCAGTTCCCGGAGGCCATGCAACAGAGAAAAACTTTCTGCTTCCTCCATAGACTCGCATTGGTTCAAGTTGCGCCCCATTTAGAAGAAAGCCAGCGCCGGATCATTTCTAGCGATAGCCGAACATACACTCAATCTGGACACAACATCGAACGCCACTCAATTCGTGTTTTTCTTTTAGTGCTTTTACATCtttttttaattaatgcatttTTTGTGCACAGTTTGTCCCATGCAACACGAGGGTGAAGCTCAATGGTGCAACATGCGACCGTGTGCTAAAGAAGAGGCTCATGAGCAGACATACGACATTGAACTAAAAAAGAGGGTTCGTATATATGCGTCTCCTTCATACACACCTCATCGAGGAATAATATATATGCTTCATTACATATCTCCTCGAGGAATAATATATATGATTCTCCTTCAAAAGAATGGAAGAACTTCATTACACATCTGCATATTTTAAAGGTTGTACAATCTTATCAATAATTTATTCTCCTTCAAAAGAATGGAAGAACTTCATTACACATCTCATCGAGGAATAATATATATGCTTCTCCTTCAAAAGACCGGGGCCCAAATTATGGATTGTGTATGTCAGAGTCTCTAGCTATAGGCTGGTTAGTATTTGGGACTGCATATTTCTCCTAAAGAATGAACCTTAACAAAGAGGAGACGGCCAAACTCTttgacatctactccctccgtttcatatttgtactaaatcagcgacaagtaatatggaacggagggagtacgtcggaTAGAGTTGGGTTTTGGGGGTTTCGGAATATCTCTACCTCCCCTTATTGGCCCATCCATGGCATTTCTCGGCCGTATCTCCGATAGGCAGTTGAACGACATAGGTGGTAAAGTAGCGATCTTGGGTTCAATTCATGTTTTTTTTGGCCTTGATAGGGATTTGAACCAATTGATGTATCATCCTCATTACGACATTGGAGGCATTTTGCCGAGTTCCTTTGACATGGTTCTCTTGACGTGCCTGATTTCGCTCATTGTTTTGAAGTAAGTATAAACTATAAAGAAGTGGTTGGCTCGGAGGAAGAAATGGACCAAAGAGGGGATAGCTTTGGGACCGCACACCAACAGCTACAGCCTACATGGGGTGCCCTTTGTGCACTTTTTGACAAGGACAAACATCGTCAAACACGTGATGGGATGTTTCTTTTTAGTATTTATTACTATTTTTCATTTTCCTGTCCAGCAATAACCGTGTGCCGATGTCCACAATCAGTATGCCCTTTGCATGAGAGAGGAAAAGACGTCCACGTGAGAGAGAGAAAATCGCGTCAATTCGAATTAGCAAAATCCTTTATTTAAATTTCATTACAACGTAAAGCACATGTCTTGTTGATTATTTCAATATGTATAGTGTGCTATGCCATCACACCGTGCAAGAGAGATGACTAAGAGGCAAAAGCCCATTCAGCCTCCGAACTTGGCTTTGTAGTCCTGCCACAGCTGCTGCACGTTCTTGCCGAGAATCTGCGCGAAGAAGTCGTCACTGTACCCGCTCTTCATCTTGGCGTTGAGCTGCGCGACGAACCCGGGCTTGAGCGAGTCGCAGTAGTCGAGGAACCTCGCCGTGATGTCGTACCCCTCATCCCACCGGCTGCCGCTCCCCTGCGGCCTCCAGTGCCCGGGCGCGAGCCCGGCCTTGAGCCGCACGTAGTCAGCGATCCCCTCGATGAGCCCGCCGTTGGCCGCGCCCTGCCCGTTCCACTGCCACACGTGCGTCGCCTCGTGGTACAGCACGCCGGTCACCTCCTTCTTGACGTCGCCGGAGGTGTAGCCGCCGACGTAGCTGGCGCTGAGGTGGATGCCGTTGCCGCTGGTGAAGGCGACGCCGTCGATGTCCTCCACGACGAGGGTGACGGCGTCCACAGGCTTGCGGTCGGCAGCGGCGCGCTGGTTGAAGGTGCTCCAGATGAAGGTGGAGGCGTCGGAGAGGACCTGCTTTGAGTACACGAGGCCGACGGCGTTGTCGAAGCGCTTGCCGCCAGTGGTGCCCGACGCCGTGTTGGACGCGTCGAACGTCACGGCCCGCGCCGTCGCGGCCATGGTCACCAGGAGGAAGAAGGCTACGTGAAGCTTCATTTTGTGGTGGATGTTTGCAGCTATCGGTGTGGGTGTGATTTGCTACCTGTGGACTGTGGTAGTGGCTATATAGTACCCAAATCGGGTGTTGATGGTAGTATACGTGTTAGGTTCAGTCAAAAGCATTGACTGGTACTCCGTCTGCTTTGGTGGTTGCCATCTCCGTATAAATGTGATGCAAGAAAGTTCCTAGGGGTTACCTTGTCTCCTTATAAAAAAGTCACGTATTTGTCTCCTGAATTTCACTACACGCCTTATCTTTTTTTATCGATCAGACAACGCGCCTTGTAGCGATCAAGAGTGCCGTCGGGACGAagcttgtgtttgaagacccacttcccgATGATCACGTTAGCATggcggggacggggaacaagctgccaagtcCGGTTCCGCTACAAAGCGTCGAACTCCTCTTGCATGGCGGCCATCCAAAGGGGGTCGCGGAGAGCGGCCCGAACCGAGGACGGCAGCGGGGAAGGAGCGGACGTCGAGGCGGTGCAGACATAGTCATCCGCATAGCGGGAGCTCGGGCGGAAGACACCGGTGCGCGAGCGGGTGACAGGCCCGGCCGTCGGAGCAGCCGCGGGTGGCGGCGAGGCCGTGGCATCCACGGCGGCCACAGGAGAGGCGGTGGCATCCACGGCGTCCACGGGAGAGGCGGGCCGAGCTAGGGTCGAGGCCGCGTCATCGTAAGAACCAGGTGACGACGAGGCGGCGATCGCGCCAGCAGCCGACCGGGGCGGGGTCGGTGCGGGCGACCGAAGCGGGGTCGAAGCCACGCCAGGAGAGGCTGCGCCAGGGGAGGCCGTGCCAGTggaggccggcccagccggcggcCCAGCATGTGGCCCAGCATGCATGGCGGGGGATGGGGGCGACGTCGACGCGGCGCCAGGCGACGAAGGCGTCGAGCCATAGGAGGGAGCCGCGGATGGCCCCGATCCGGAGGAGGGCGCCGCGGGCGGGGATGCCGGAGCACCCAAggccggcagcgggcggcggcgcggaggagaacCCACCGCGGGAGGGGAAGACGGCGCCACCTGTTCATGTGCAAAGGGAAACACaagctcatcaaagtacacgtgCCGTGAGGTGATGACACGGTGAGACACGGGGTCATAGCAGCGATAACCCTTAGTGTTGGCCGGGTAACCAAGGAAGACACATGGAATGGAACGAGGGGCGAGTTTATgaggggtggtggcggtggtgttGGGGTAACAACGGCAACCAAAAATTTGGAGACCATCGTAGGAGGGAGGAGTGCCATATAAGAGATGGTGAGGCGCGTAGTTCCAGCGCGGACGACATGGCCGGAGGTTAAGGAGTGTGGCGGTGGCGAGGGCATCTAGCCAAAACCGAGAGGGCATGTAGGCATGGAAAAGAAGGGTACGCACACACTCATTGAGGGTGCGTAGGATGCGCTCGGCACGGCCATTCTGCTGGGAGGTGTATGGACACATGAGGCGAAACACGGTGCCGTGGGAGGAAAGAAGATGGCGAATGGTGAGATTGTCGAATTATTTCCCGTTTTCGGTCTGAAGTGCGAGTATGGGTCGCCCGAACTGTGTGGAGACATAAGCATAGAATGCAATGAGAGTAGCAGCAACATCGGATTTCCtacgaagaggaaatgtccacacaAAGTGAGAGTAATCATCCAGTATAACGAGATAATAAGGATAACCAAAATTACTAGGTACTGGAGATGTCCATACATCGCTGTGAAATCAACTCAAACGGAAAAGATGCAACTGTGGAAGAGGAACTAAAaggaaggcgaacatgtttgcctaaCCGGCAGGCTTCACAGGAGTGAGCGGCCGTTTTATTACATGAAAAAGAAAATCCTCTCATTATTTGACGAAGTGAAGAAGTGCTAGGATGCCCGAGACGAGCATGCCAAAGATCGACGCCGGCGGAAAAAGCTCGAGGACCACCCGGAGATGACGGCGACTTAACTGGGTAGAGGTCGCCGGGACTGTCACAGCGGTGAAGAATCATCCTagtgcgagcgtccttaacagaaaagccAACTTCGTCAAATTCCACAGTTACAAAATTGTCATGAGAAAGATTACGAACGGAAACTAAGTTCTGAATAAGATGAGGAGAAACAATGACATTATTAAGAGAAAGAGGTCGAGAGTTAGAAGGAAAGTGTGCAGAACCGACATGAGAGATGGGAAGACCAACACCGTTACCGATGATGATGCGGGAGGGAGTGGAAGTGGGATGGACGGAGGAGAGGTTACCCGGATGAGCGAACATATGAGCGGTGGCACCGGAGTCCATAATCCAATCACCGCCACCACCAGAGTAGTGTGGCAGCTGCTGCAGCGCCGCTAGAAGGGCCGGATCGTAGTAGGGGGCGCCGTACGCGCCGGGAGCGCCGTACGCGCCGTAGGAGGGCACGACAGGAGGGGCGCCGTGGGCGCTGAGAGGCGCGGCCAGGAGCGCCTGGTGGGTGCTCGGGTGGGGGCCGAGGATGCCCGGGGCAGGGGGCGCGACACTGGCATACTGTATGCGTGCACGACCCCCGTCCAGGGGTTGTAACCGTCGGTCCAGGGTGGCGGGGGCTCCTGCTGAGGAGCttgaccgccgtcgccgccgcctttgcCTCCGCCTTGGCGTTAACCGCCGCGACCGCGCCAACGGTTGCTGCCGTTCCCACCGTTGCGCGGTGGTTGGGGCGGCTGCGGCACCGGCGTAGGGTGCGGGACGGCCGGAGGACGGGGCGCCAGGGTGGTGTAGAGGCGTCGGTGGAGAGGCCGGCGGCGAGCGCGGTGTGGACGGCGCGTGTGCGGAGATGCTTCATCCGCCGCTCCTCAAGGCGAAGATAGGCCACCGCCCACTCGTAAGTAGGGTTGgccatgagggtgaggttggaggcggcgttgtcggagtcctcgttgaggccggcggtgagcgtcGAGAGGAGAAGCTTGTCGCACACCTTGAACCCGACGTCGTTGAGCTCGTCGGAGAGTCTTGAGCCGGAGAGAGAAGGCGTCGATGGTGGAGTCGTTCTGGTGACAcccaaaaaattcctgctgcaagaaaacaatccgttgaagcttgttgtcggtgaagaggccattgATCTTGGTCCACACCATGTAGGCATCGTCCCCATCACGAACGATGGTGTGGAAGATGTCTGGAGAGACGGTgaggaagaaccaccggatgagggTGGCGTCGATGGCGAGCCAGttggcgtcgtgggcgccggcgaaGAAATTGGCGAGACCGTCCACATGATCATGAAGGTTGTACTCACGGAAGAGGATATTGAAGTAGGTTTTCCAGGCATAGTAGTTTGCGGAGGCGTGGGAGAGGATGATGGGGACGTGATCGGAGAGATGGATGTTGCAGATGTCGGCGGCTTGGGGCTCATCGGGTTCGGACCCGTAGGAGGAATCGAAGGGGTTGCTAGGGGGTGcgctggacgaggaggaggaggtgtcgaTGGCCGACATGGCAGCAGGGGGGGATGGCGGCGCGGGATGGGATCGGGAGGGGGTTTAGGGTTTCGGGAGGGAGGTGGCTCGGGGTGAGCGGCGGTGTGCGGCAGGGAGGGCGGGGGCGCGGCGGGGGAGGGTGGAGGCGCGGCGGGGAGAGGTTGtggtggagggagggaggaggcacggcggccggggaggcggcggcgcggttcaGCGGGAGCGGCGACAGCCTAGAGAGGAGATGGCGGCGCGGCTAGGGCTGGGACCGagggttaggctgataccatgtagagGAATAGGATGCAACTCTCAATGTATTGATAGGTGCATATGCACAAGTATATATAGTACACTAGACCATGGCTCGCGCGCGTTGCTGCGCCAGTATTTTGATTTAGAACAATATGAATTTCTATAAATATATTATACAGGATGAAACGATAAAGTTTAATATTTTTTAGCAAGGGAAGTGTTTAAATTGAGTTGGTCCGCAAATATTTTGTTCAATGTTCCCCAAATCCCGGTCATGATGTTTTTTCGTAGCATTGAAATTGATTGGGCTGGTTGAACCTGTTTCGTACTGTTCAATCTAACCGTGTATAAAACTGGCATGGCCGGGCATGCAATGTTTAATATTGGTGGGGTTCCTGTGTGCCTATCCTCCCTCTGTCGTCAATTTAATTTTGTTTCTTCACCACACGTTGATCTAAACAGCCTCCTTCTCATTCATAATATAGGGTTCACTTCACAATCTATCATCATTTCTAAAGAGAATAGGCAGTGAAACCAGGAACCAAGAACCAAGTTCGTTCCTTGAACACTGTGGGTTCAACTTCATGTACGAATTAATACCCGTGGGATGCCAGCCCTGAAAACAGAGTGATAACATAATAGTATGCTGTCCAAAAAACATGCATATATTCAGACAGATTAGTGCATTTTAATCTAAAAGAGCTGACAGAAAGACCCTCAGCTAACCAAAACAATGTTGAGAATTTAGCATGAACTACAGTATTCATATGGCAATGATACTTTAAGAGAGACTTGAGCAGAAGTATCCATATGAATCTTAGATATGCTATATGAATCTTAGATATTCCTAATACGAGTAATTGTCATGAATCATGATCAATCAGTACACTAAATTGTTGTGACAGGTGAAAGAAACGATCTGCACCGAGGTGGAGGAGCTGCAGGGAGGGGTGGAGCAGCATCAGTCACAAATTTATGGATTTATGTCAGGAGAATTGGCTTGAAAATCAATCAACAAACAAGGACCATGAAGGTGTTATCCTCGGCCCTTCAGGAGTGGCAGTGCATCATGGCGCTATTGTACATGTAACATGCCATGGACATGATGAGAAGAAATCccacaaaaaacaaagaaaacacgGAAAAGATAATATAATTTGGGCATGAGCGAGGCTAAAGGTTGGAAAGAAAGGAAGGAGGCAACAATGGTCACACGGCTCACCTGATGTTTGTGCCACCGGACCGAAAAACGTCAGGGTTGGAGGCCAGCTTCAAGGCGCTACAGCAATATGAAGTATATGTCACCCTTGCAAGGCAGGGATGCAGTAAAGGCTGAGGCTGTAGATCTCGAACAGTTGGTCAAGTCATCAGTCATGCGCGTGAGCTAGGATTCAGGCGGAGGAGCAGCAGAGAAATATCGCCGTTGTCGCCTCCGACCTGGGAAGAGAACTCGGAAAAGAAAAAAGCATCGCCATCGTGTCGTCGATCACCTTCTAGTGGATAAAGTGTTGTGAGGAGAGAAAGAAAGACCAGAATGATGGGAGGAGGTAGATGATGAGGCGCAAGATATAAGAAGAGGAGGCAAATGGGTTAGTAACGTATCCTCCACCATGAGTAATTGTGCGGAAAGAGAGACGACAAAACATTATTCCGCCATCCCACACGGAATCTCAACCGAACAGCCAACACAAAGTCAGACCAAAACATAATGAAAAGGCCCAAGCAACCAGGAGACTCAGATATTGTCACGGGAGCAGCGGCCCTACGCCAACTGGGCCATGTAGAGGCTAGACAAGGATCCGACGGCCAGCTATGCCTAGATCTTGAAAATGGACGGATGGGGAGTTTGATGGCCTGAGAAAGCTGCTAGAGTGCTCAGTTGTAATGTCTTTAAATAGGGCAAGTCATATCCTCAACTATACACAAGGAGGAGACTTAGAGTACAAGAATACATGTGCTAAATACATATCTCAACAAGAGCAACGTGTATCAATAATGGCCAAGCATGCAAATCTAGTTGctagaaagtactccctccgtcccataatataaaagcatttttgacactacactagcgtcaaaacgttcttatattatgaatCTTAGGGAGTATTTTGTTAGAGCAACTAGTATAGCAGAGTTGGCATAATTTGAATCGCCAAATATTTCTATGCAGGCGATCGCAGGCTTTGACAAAGTCAGAGATTACCCAAAAAATGAAGGGAAATGTTTCCCTACGATGCGCCGGCCGAGCGTTTCGGTCGGTCGTGCACGCGCACTTGCTTTTACTTTGCTGCTAGTAGGTCCACCCCACAGTTTTTTCTCATGCCTTATTGTCTCGCACCCGTTCTCTCCACAGCCTGTCATTTGCTCTTCTTCATGCCGCATCTCAGCTTTTCTCCTCTAACAAATCGCCAGCAATGGCATGGCTGCCCACCGTCCCAGGCCACCTGTCGCCGGCAGGCGAGGTCGTCGGCGTCGACTCAGCTGAGGCTGCATGCTGCAACCCGCCACGACGGACAGCCGCTAGCCTGGGGCAACGGCCTAGCCATGCGCCACCACACCCCGTGTCCTCTTGCGTTTGCGCTGCGCGCGCTGACGAGGCCTTGCTATGAGCGGTGACCGGTCACCGGAAACTGGCACAGCAGCGAGGCGTGCTACAACCTGCGTCAATCGAAGCTGGAACCACCATCTCGGCGTGCTGCAACCGGGCAACATAGAGCTGCGACGGGGGCGAGCGGCGACGGGTGGGGCTGCAACCGGCCAGCTTTTTTGCTGGAGCCAGCGACGGGAGGTGCTACAACCGGTGTCGTCGGGAGCATCTCCGCGGTGGTGCTCCAAATTTTTCTTTGCTGGAAAGCCGCCAACGAGGTGGCTTCTTTTGCTGGAACCGGCCCATACTTTTGCTACTACCTTCTTTTGATTTTGCTGGAGCCGGCTAGAAATTTGCTACTACCGTATTTTGATTTTCGCTGGAAGAAGCCTATTTTTTTTCTACCACCGTCTTCTACCTTTGATGGAACCAGtatttgattttgttttttgcTGGAAACAATatttgattttgctggaaccagcgaGTGAATTTGCTACAACCAGCGCCCAAATTTGCTACAAACCACGACAATGAAGTGTCGCCGGTGGTGACGATGCTGTGATTTTTGTTGCAACCGGTAGCAGAAAAGCTACAACCGGTGCCCAGGTTTGCTACAAGCCTACAACCAACGACAACGAAGTGTGGAGGGCGACGACGGTGCTGCGATTATTTTTGGTTGCAACCAGGCAACGGCGAGCGTGGCCGGCGAAGACGACACACGATTTTTTGTTGCTGCAACGGGTAGCAAGGGAAGCTTCCATCGGGCACTGGGATTTTTGGCCAAACCATGGGGGCTCCTGGAACTGCGGTTGTCCGGGATCGAAAATGGCGAGCTGGCGGCGCGGGAGAGGAAGGATTCTCTCGTTCGCGCTGTTGGCGAGTGACGGCAGCGCGTAGGGGATGCGGCGAGCGACACGGGAAGGAGGTATTCACCCAGGTCTCTGATTTGGGGATGAAGCAGTGGGGAAGAAGAAGATAGGATGGCGTGGGGATAGGGATCGGATGGCGATGGGGGACAAAATCGGACGGACTTCGTGCGACTGGACGAACCGTAGCGCCGGTCCGCACGCGCCTAACAGTCGCCAAAAATGAACTTGCATAAATTCCTTGCCAGTCATACCTCTCTGTCATGCTGATTTTTCCACCGATATCCCCGATTTAGAAGAACATATTTGATTCATAGAACACATTCAGAAGCATTGATTCCATTCTATAAATAGAGTTGAAAAATTAATTGCAATATGATACATTCAAATAGAACAACTAAGTGATTTAACTAACTTGTAGCCCAATAGTAACTACTTGCGGCTACCATGGCGGCAACGGGGAATGCGACATTTGACACTGCAATCTATCAGAAACATGCCTACATGCCCTCGGCATAGACCGACCATGTGGGTGCAGCGGCATTGCTGGCCTCGATGGCCCGGAAATGGGGCAGGACGGCCTCATTGCACAACGGTCATTCTTTGGTGACAGCGGCGGCGGGGGCAGGGTGGGCGCGCGATCGAAAATCTATCGCTCCCTTTTCGCTTCCTCCTTTTGACCTTCGTTCATGGTCATGTCGTACAAGGCCATGATCGTC
Above is a window of Triticum aestivum cultivar Chinese Spring chromosome 6B, IWGSC CS RefSeq v2.1, whole genome shotgun sequence DNA encoding:
- the LOC123133615 gene encoding uncharacterized protein, with protein sequence MKLHVAFFLLVTMAATARAVTFDASNTASGTTGGKRFDNAVGLVYSKQVLSDASTFIWSTFNQRAAADRKPVDAVTLVVEDIDGVAFTSGNGIHLSASYVGGYTSGDVKKEVTGVLYHEATHVWQWNGQGAANGGLIEGIADYVRLKAGLAPGHWRPQGSGSRWDEGYDITARFLDYCDSLKPGFVAQLNAKMKSGYSDDFFAQILGKNVQQLWQDYKAKFGG